The genome window CCCCTGATGCTCCCGTTTATCAAGGGCAATTTGGTGAATTCGCGATTACGAGGAGCGATCGCCAAGGGGTGATCCTGTATCGAACTGGATTAGCGATCGCCGCCGTTAGTTTTGCGATCGCCACTGGCATTGTGCTTGGCATTTCGCCCTTGTCTACCGGATGGCTGACCGGAATCACGGTTTTGTATGGACTGTTTTCGCTGGGATTGGGGCTGAGCCTCTGGACCATCCATATCTACCTCCGACCGCTGCATCGGGCACTTCAAGCCTTTTGGGGGATAGGTACGATTAGCGCCCTGGTGCTGGCGATCGCCGCTCCAGAACCGTTAGCTGCCGCCGTGTTTTACCATCCAGCTTTACTCTGGGGAATGGGCTTCACCTTTGCCGCCCTAACCGGAATTTTCTTCAAGGAAGCCTTCTGTTTCGACCGCTTGGAAACCAAACTCTTAACACCGTTGGTACCCCTGCTGTTACTGGGGCACATGACCAGCATTCTAACGACACCGTGGGAGAAAGCAGGACTGGCGGTTTGGGCGATCTTATTGTTGGTTTTTGCGGCTCGAAAGTGTATTCAGCCAATCCCGCCCGATATTGGCGATAAAAGCGTTTTTGAGTATCTAGAACGGCAGCGCACGGAGATAAGGACTGAGGCATAGACACGGGGCATACTGCACAGATCAATGCCATAGAGACACACCTGATAATCCCGATGGTCTATTTCTTTCAACGCACCGAAATCTGGACACTCACTTGGCAGGGCTGGATCGTGGCGGCGATCGCCCTTAGTTTAGGCTTCATGGCCAGCATCCGATGGATTTATCCGTTTTTGGCGGTCAGCCGTCCCCTTTCCAAGGCAGACGTGGCGGTGGTGGAAGGCTGGATTCCCGATGATGTGCTGAAAACCCTGGTTGCCGACCTTCAACGTTACTCTTTAGTGATAACGACGGGGCATCCAGTCTACTATGGACGCTACTTGACTGGATACGACAGCTTTTCGGAAGTGGCTGCCGATAGCCTCGTTCTGTTTGGATTACCTGACGATGCCGTAACCCCTATTCCAAGTACCTGGGTAAAACGCAATCGCACATTTTCCTCTGCGATCGCCGTGCGGGACTGGCTTTTGCAAACCCATCCTGACATCCAGGCCGTCAACCTATACTCGATGGGGCCCCATGCTCGACGGAGTTGGCTCATCTTTCGTCGAGCGCTTCATCCCATTCAGGTAGGTATCTACACGGCTGCACCGCCGGATTATGAGCCTCAGCAATGGTGGCAAAGCAGTAGCGGCACTCGCACCGTCTTAGCAGAGGCGATTAGTTATCTTTACGCCTCTCTGGTGACGTGGACTCGCTAATCGCACCCTCAAGCCACTATGTTCCCTTCACCTCTTCCCGACCTTCTGCCTCCAAGAGAATCTGTTGCACCACAGGGGAAAGCTTCCCGTTCAGTCGTCCGGTGCGGATAAACTCAGCATAGGTGTCTGCCTCAATGGCTAAGGCTTCCGTCCGCAGTTGTTCTGCTTCTAGGTCTTTTAGTTCTGGGTTCTGCTCCTGCATATCTAAAATTTCCTGCTGAACCGTTTCCAGTTGCAGCTTGATCTGGCTAGCTTGTGATAGACAAAGGGTCGGTTCAATTTCTAAACGATCGCACTGCTGATTTAGATAAGACAAGACTCGATTCAAGGCGACCCGACGGGCGATCGCCTCCAGATATTTCTGGCGCAAGGGCTGATCCCCAAGCATATCCAGTTTTTTTAACAAAGGTTGGGTCGTGAGTCCCTGAACGAGCAGCGTGAACAGAATGACTCCGAATACCGTTGCAATAATCAAATCTCGGTCGGGAAACGCCTTCGGTACACTCAGAGCCAGCGCAATCGAAACCGACCCTCGTAAGCCCCCCCACCACAGCACGGTCTGATATTTCCAGGAAATGTCTGATCCGGCGATCGCATTGCTCAGACTGGTCAGCCCGTAGGTACTGATGGCGCGAGAAGCAATCACCGCCGCGATCGTGATCCCCACAGGCGCAAGATTGCCCCCCATGGCCTCAAACTGCACCTGATCTCCAATCAGGAGAAACACGATCGAGTTCACCAAAAACGCCAGAAATTCCCAGAACTCTGATACAACCAACCGCGTGCGCGGACTCATGCCCACCTGGGAACCGTAGTTGCCGAGAATAACCCCAACGAGAACAACGGCAATTACCCCTGATCCGCCCAATTCTTCGGCGATCGCATAGGCTCCGTAGGCTGCCACCAAAGTTAACGACTGCTCTACCAAGGGGAGGTCAAAGCGCTGGGTGAGATAGGAAATGCCAAAACCGATCAACAGGCCAACCCCAAACCCAATGCCTGCCGTGACGAGGAAACGGGCGATCGCCACCTGGATGGTGAACTCTGCCCCGTTAATGGCAAACCCGGACAGCAAACCAAACGCCACGACGGCAACCCCATCGTTGAACAGGCTTTCACCTTCCATGAGAACGGTCAGCCGCTTATCAACCCCTAACTCTCGAAACAGGGCAATCACCGAAATCGGATCTGTTGTCGATAGGCTGGCTGCGATTAATAAAGCCGTTCCGAGGGAAACCTCTGCAAACTCTTTCAGCCCGACGGTGATCCCCATAATCGAAATCAAAACGCCCAAAACCGCGTAGAGACAGATAGGAACCAGATCTTTTTTAAAGTTGCTCCAATTGACGTTCCATCCAGCCTCGAATAAAAGCGGGGGCAGGAAAATCAGCAGAATCAGATCGGGTGAAAGGTTGATCAGCCGAACATTCAGCAGCGCCAACCCCAGTCCCACAATCACAAGCAGGAGCGTGTAGGGCGTTTGACGGAGCCATCCCACAAATCGGGACAGGGTTGCTACCCCCAGCGAAACAGCTAACACAATCAAAAAGCGCTCCAGATTGAGCGCCACTGCATCTTGAGGCAAGTTGGCAAAGACAGGCGACAGCAGCATTCAGAACAGATAGGTATAGGGAGTGGGGGAGTGAAGAAGTGGGGGATCAGCAGATTGGGGAGCGGAGGATCGGCGGAGTAGAGAGTGAAGAATCGGCGGGGTAGGGAGCAGAGGGAATGTTGGAGAGTCGGTGTCAGGAAGTCGGAATTCATGCCCTCTTCACCCCTTCACCCCACTACCTCTTCACCCCATCGCCTTAGAGCGCAATCCGAAACACCCAGTCCTCATACTCTAGATTACGTCCCTCGGTGATTTCGGTCAGGGCGTGGCGCAGTTTTTCGGTGATGGGGCGATCGCTCGACAGGGTATAGTTTTCAATTTTGCGAACGGGCGTGACCTTGGCAGCAGTTCCGCTCAGGAATACCTCATCGGCAATGATCAGCTCTGACTTATCAATCGGGCGTTCCACAACGGGAATGCCCAAATTGCGGGCAATGGTGAGAACGCTGTCCCGTGTGATGCCCTCCAAAATATCTTGCTCAAATCCAGGAGTGATCAGCGTGCCATTGCGAACGATGAAGATGTTCATTCCTGATGCCTCGCTCACTTTCCCCTGGGAGTTGAGGAGGATTGCCTCATCAAACCCCGATTCCACAGCCTCAGTTTTAGCAAGGGAAGAGGTGATGTAAGCTCCGCTGATTTTGCCCCGAAGCGGAAAGCTGCGGTCTTCTTGGCGATACCAGGAGCTAATGCGGCAGGCCACCCCTTCTGGGGACAGGTAATCCCCCAACTCCAACCCGTAGACAAAGAAATCCTTTTCAACCTTGTGCAACCGGGGGGCAATGCCTAAATCCGAGGTGTACACAAACGGACGAATATAAAAGGACGTGCGGGGTTGGTTCTTCAGCACAAAATCCACAATCACCTGCTGAATGGTTTCGGGCGGTAGGTCGTACTGCAAGAAGCGCGCGCTGTTGCTCAAACGCTGACAGTGCCGATCCAGACGAAAGAGCAGGATTTGATTGTCATTTTGAGGATCGGGAATGCCTCGGAGTCCGCCAAATGCGCCCGTCCCGTAGTGCAGCGCATGAGTGGCAATGGAAAGATTCGCATCTGCGAAGGGTACAAACTGACCTTTGAAGTACGCGATGGATAAGAAATTCTGCATGGGTGCAATCGTCCTTTGAACTGTCCACTCGGCTGGGCACACAACAGGCACTCGTTGTAGCGGCTAGCATATTTCACTATAGAGGAAACTCTAACGACCGTCGCTAGCGTTTGTGCCTTGTTTTCTTTAACTCTCCAGTTTAAACCGACTTCCAGTCGAAAAACTTGCCCCAGACGGAAGACAGCGGTAAGGAATGTCGGTATCCTAATGAATGGAGAACATCCAGCCCAGTCATCAAACCTAGTGAGAGCTTGCAGTGGCGTATCCCGATTCCCCCCTCAGCGGTATGCTGAGCGGGTATGGCTGTGGCGATTCGATGCAAGCCTCCGGTACGACGACACCCTCGGTATGGGGCAGAGTGCAGCCCGACCAGTTGCCTTAGGCTAAATTCTCCCTCCCCCACCAGTCTTTTCTTTTCGTTGATTGTTGGGATTCGAATGTTTAGAGCGATCGCTGATTAGCTGATTAGCCAGGATTGAACCCATGTCTAGCATCGGCTGGTCTAGATAGTCGGCACCGGATCGTTAAGCCCCGTTCACAATTACCATCAGGAGTACAAGCTCAGGTTACGCTTTCTAAACCGAAGTAGCTGTGATGTTATTTCACTGCCAATCTCCGGGAACATTGGAGCCATTGAGGGGAATCTTCTATAAGCTCGGTAACGCGGGAACGTTTCCCCAGTTCCCAGAGCCATCCTCGTTGACGGAATCCGTTACTCGATCAGCCAAATGTCTTCTCTTCAGGTCTGTAGGGGATTCAAGCTTGTACCTACATGTTCCTTTCGTTTAGACCCCATCTGATCGGTTAGACCACACCTGACTGTAATAACAGAATACGTTGCTGGATTAAGCGGCTTGCCGTTTAAGTTGCTCAAGTTCTATGGTTTGGACGTCTATTCGTATGAGCGTAGAAACCCTACTCCGTGCAGTGCGTTGCTGGGGGCGATCGCAAGTGTCCTGGTTTAGCCATGCATTTGGTGAGAGGTCTCAAGACTTTCGTGAACTGCGAGCATTCCAGCGGATCTCGGCTCTTTCATTTCATCCTGCCTCGCTCTATTCCAACATGCAGCAAGCGGTGGATGAACTGAGTCAGATTACAGGATGCCCGACGGTGATGATGGTCGTGGTTGATGGCGATCGCCCCACCGCTATCACCTCTCAAAACTCACCCCACGATCCCGATACCCTTTTTCAACACATTTATTCCACAGTTCAAACGGTTGCCCAACACAACCATCCCCTGATTGAATCCTATGGTGACGTTAGGCGCGATTCTCCGTTCCAGACTGCGGTCTACATTCCCTTAGCGATTCGTCATCAGGGGTTAGGGGCGCTCTGCCTGATGGATCCGCCTTGGCCTACGGTGGGCGATCGCGATCTCCAGTGGCTCAGGCGCATAGCTCAGATTCTGGCGCTCAAGATTGACCATTGCCAAATGGTGCGTCGTCTAGAGGACAGTGAAGAGCGGTTCCATTTGGTGAGTCGTGCAATTAAGGGAAGTATCTACGATTGGGATATTCCATCGGGTCGGGTGCTGCGAACCTCTGGCATGACAAGTTTATTGGGGTTTCTACCAGAAGAGGTTGAGCCAACAAGGGACTGGTGGCTTGATCACGTTCATCCTGACGATCACATTAAGCTGGCTGATTTGGATTTGTTAGATCGGGACGAGTTTGAACTGGAATACCGCTTTCGAAATCGCGATGGGGAGTATGTCACGGTCTTAGATCGAGGAGTGGTACTGTGGGACAGCCAAGGCGCACCCGCGCGAATGCTGGGCTACATGATCGACATCACCCAGCGGAAGCAGATTTTGGAAGAGCGCGATCGCTTCTTCATGCTCTCAGCAGATATGCTGTGCATTATTGGCCTGGATGGCACGTTTAAGCGGGTGAACCCAGCCTGCGAGAGAATTCTGGGCTATCGTCCGTCTGAGATGGTTGGGCGCAATTATATGAACTTTATCCATCCAGGGGATCAAGCTACGACCCGTAGTGCCTTAGATGCGATGCTTCAAAATTCCGCCAAGACTGGATCGGAAACTAAACACCGCTGTGAAAACCGATATCGCTGTAAGGATGGGCGTTACAAATGGATCCAGTGGTCAGCCTTCGTCGCTGTTGAGCAAACTACAATTTACTCCGTTGGGCGGGATGTGACCGAGCAGAAGCTCGCCCAAGCTCAACTTCGAGAGCGAGATGCCCGACTCCGCAGTATTTTCGAGCAATCTTCCTTAGGAATGGCCTATTGCAGAATGGACGGTTCCTATCTAGAAGCCAATCAGCAGTTTTGTGACTTCTTTGGCTATACCGTTGACGAACTCCACACCCTAACCTTTCGAGACCTCACCCATCCTAATCACCTTGAGATCTCGGATACGAACGTCAGACAACTCCAATCGGGTGAAGTCTCATCGTTCGCGAAAGAGAAACGTTACATTCGCAAAGATGGCGCAATCGTTTGGGGCAAAGTCACGGTTTCGGCCATTCGGGATGAGGCGGGAACCCTACAATCGATGGGTATCATTC of Synechococcales cyanobacterium T60_A2020_003 contains these proteins:
- a CDS encoding PAS domain-containing protein; protein product: MVWTSIRMSVETLLRAVRCWGRSQVSWFSHAFGERSQDFRELRAFQRISALSFHPASLYSNMQQAVDELSQITGCPTVMMVVVDGDRPTAITSQNSPHDPDTLFQHIYSTVQTVAQHNHPLIESYGDVRRDSPFQTAVYIPLAIRHQGLGALCLMDPPWPTVGDRDLQWLRRIAQILALKIDHCQMVRRLEDSEERFHLVSRAIKGSIYDWDIPSGRVLRTSGMTSLLGFLPEEVEPTRDWWLDHVHPDDHIKLADLDLLDRDEFELEYRFRNRDGEYVTVLDRGVVLWDSQGAPARMLGYMIDITQRKQILEERDRFFMLSADMLCIIGLDGTFKRVNPACERILGYRPSEMVGRNYMNFIHPGDQATTRSALDAMLQNSAKTGSETKHRCENRYRCKDGRYKWIQWSAFVAVEQTTIYSVGRDVTEQKLAQAQLRERDARLRSIFEQSSLGMAYCRMDGSYLEANQQFCDFFGYTVDELHTLTFRDLTHPNHLEISDTNVRQLQSGEVSSFAKEKRYIRKDGAIVWGKVTVSAIRDEAGTLQSMGIILEDINERKLADVALAESQQRYKSLINAIDGIVWEFDLSTLLFSFVSKKAEDVLGYPLERWTTEPQFWENHIHPEDRDWVVSYCWESTQAGEDHYFEYRMIAADGRIVWFENVVSVIVEQGKPIRLQGILIDIGDRKRMEAERQTAEQALAEQLQREQLFVEVTQHMRQSLDLNTVLSTAVEDVRCTLQADRALIYYLNEDRIGRVIQESVREGYASVLNTAWADECFPEDCSAFYLQGQPRIVADVDTDAWSECLTDYAHEMGIQSKIVAPILQPVDGDSIRIWGLLCIHACAEKRVWQMAEAELLQHIADQLAIAIQQSELYHRLQQANQDLEYLATHDKLTKIANRRSFEDISQQEWHRLAREQQPISLIMADIDFFKQYNDTYDFRLLRLFRQRLNVLETWSPAMEAKNL
- a CDS encoding sodium:proton antiporter, which encodes MLLSPVFANLPQDAVALNLERFLIVLAVSLGVATLSRFVGWLRQTPYTLLLVIVGLGLALLNVRLINLSPDLILLIFLPPLLFEAGWNVNWSNFKKDLVPICLYAVLGVLISIMGITVGLKEFAEVSLGTALLIAASLSTTDPISVIALFRELGVDKRLTVLMEGESLFNDGVAVVAFGLLSGFAINGAEFTIQVAIARFLVTAGIGFGVGLLIGFGISYLTQRFDLPLVEQSLTLVAAYGAYAIAEELGGSGVIAVVLVGVILGNYGSQVGMSPRTRLVVSEFWEFLAFLVNSIVFLLIGDQVQFEAMGGNLAPVGITIAAVIASRAISTYGLTSLSNAIAGSDISWKYQTVLWWGGLRGSVSIALALSVPKAFPDRDLIIATVFGVILFTLLVQGLTTQPLLKKLDMLGDQPLRQKYLEAIARRVALNRVLSYLNQQCDRLEIEPTLCLSQASQIKLQLETVQQEILDMQEQNPELKDLEAEQLRTEALAIEADTYAEFIRTGRLNGKLSPVVQQILLEAEGREEVKGT
- a CDS encoding YdcF family protein, with product MVYFFQRTEIWTLTWQGWIVAAIALSLGFMASIRWIYPFLAVSRPLSKADVAVVEGWIPDDVLKTLVADLQRYSLVITTGHPVYYGRYLTGYDSFSEVAADSLVLFGLPDDAVTPIPSTWVKRNRTFSSAIAVRDWLLQTHPDIQAVNLYSMGPHARRSWLIFRRALHPIQVGIYTAAPPDYEPQQWWQSSSGTRTVLAEAISYLYASLVTWTR
- a CDS encoding DUF2301 domain-containing membrane protein; the protein is MASSASSPSDLSPDAPVYQGQFGEFAITRSDRQGVILYRTGLAIAAVSFAIATGIVLGISPLSTGWLTGITVLYGLFSLGLGLSLWTIHIYLRPLHRALQAFWGIGTISALVLAIAAPEPLAAAVFYHPALLWGMGFTFAALTGIFFKEAFCFDRLETKLLTPLVPLLLLGHMTSILTTPWEKAGLAVWAILLLVFAARKCIQPIPPDIGDKSVFEYLERQRTEIRTEA
- a CDS encoding branched-chain amino acid transaminase, which gives rise to MQNFLSIAYFKGQFVPFADANLSIATHALHYGTGAFGGLRGIPDPQNDNQILLFRLDRHCQRLSNSARFLQYDLPPETIQQVIVDFVLKNQPRTSFYIRPFVYTSDLGIAPRLHKVEKDFFVYGLELGDYLSPEGVACRISSWYRQEDRSFPLRGKISGAYITSSLAKTEAVESGFDEAILLNSQGKVSEASGMNIFIVRNGTLITPGFEQDILEGITRDSVLTIARNLGIPVVERPIDKSELIIADEVFLSGTAAKVTPVRKIENYTLSSDRPITEKLRHALTEITEGRNLEYEDWVFRIAL